From Micromonospora rhizosphaerae, the proteins below share one genomic window:
- a CDS encoding DUF6104 family protein codes for MYFTDRGIEELVERRGDEQVSMEWLGERLRDFVDLNPEFETPIERFATWLARLDDEDEE; via the coding sequence ATGTACTTCACCGACCGCGGCATCGAGGAACTGGTCGAGCGCCGGGGTGACGAGCAGGTCAGCATGGAGTGGCTCGGCGAGCGCCTGCGCGACTTCGTCGACCTGAACCCGGAGTTCGAAACCCCGATCGAGCGCTTCGCCACCTGGCTCGCCCGGCTGGACGACGAGGACGAGGAGTAG
- a CDS encoding TetR/AcrR family transcriptional regulator: MTQHDRPPSARRDELLERAYQYALEHGLAQLSLRPLAAAIGSSPRVLLFLFGSKDELIRALLARARADELTALRRARDAGGSEDLVATIRTTWRWLVDPAHRPMLILWLQAYARSLSEPDGPWAGFARQTVEDWLGLLAALPGGGHGGDATRDALGLALLRGALLDLLATGDVERTTAVVERCVRLVEAGER, from the coding sequence GTGACGCAGCACGATCGACCCCCGAGCGCCCGCCGCGACGAACTCCTCGAGCGGGCCTACCAGTACGCGCTGGAGCACGGACTCGCGCAGCTGTCGTTGCGCCCGCTCGCCGCGGCCATCGGGTCCAGCCCCCGCGTCCTGCTCTTTCTCTTCGGCTCCAAGGACGAGCTGATCCGTGCCCTGCTCGCGCGGGCCCGAGCCGACGAACTGACCGCGCTGCGGCGGGCCCGGGACGCGGGGGGCTCCGAGGACCTCGTCGCCACGATCCGGACCACCTGGAGATGGCTCGTGGATCCGGCGCACCGACCGATGCTGATCCTCTGGCTCCAGGCGTACGCCCGTTCGCTGAGCGAGCCGGACGGGCCGTGGGCGGGCTTCGCCCGGCAGACGGTCGAGGACTGGCTCGGGCTGCTGGCCGCGCTGCCCGGCGGCGGCCATGGTGGCGACGCGACGCGCGACGCCCTCGGCCTGGCGCTGCTGCGCGGTGCCCTCCTCGACCTGCTGGCCACCGGTGACGTCGAGCGCACGACGGCGGTGGTCGAACGCTGTGTGCGCCTCGTCGAGGCAGGGGAGCGCTGA
- a CDS encoding GNAT family N-acetyltransferase, whose amino-acid sequence MSAEAVIRPLGRPGDLGWVVMAHGEVYAAEFGWDTSFEALVARIVADYAAEHDPAREAAWIAEVDGERVGCVFCVAADERTAQLRILLIAPSARGRRLGGQLVDECLAFARRAGYARIRLWTNHPLVAARQIYLSRGFRLVREEPHHSFGVALTGQVYERDLEPAEA is encoded by the coding sequence ATGAGCGCAGAGGCCGTAATTCGTCCGCTCGGTCGTCCGGGTGACCTCGGCTGGGTGGTGATGGCCCACGGCGAGGTGTACGCGGCCGAGTTCGGCTGGGACACGAGCTTCGAGGCGCTCGTGGCACGGATCGTCGCCGACTACGCCGCCGAACACGACCCGGCGCGGGAGGCCGCGTGGATCGCCGAGGTCGACGGGGAACGGGTCGGCTGCGTCTTCTGCGTCGCCGCGGACGAGCGCACGGCCCAGCTCCGGATCCTGTTGATCGCCCCGTCGGCCCGGGGACGGCGCCTCGGCGGCCAACTGGTCGACGAGTGCCTGGCCTTCGCCCGGCGGGCGGGGTACGCCCGAATCCGGCTCTGGACCAATCACCCGCTGGTCGCTGCCCGTCAGATCTATCTCTCCCGGGGCTTCCGCCTGGTCCGGGAGGAGCCACACCACAGCTTCGGCGTGGCCCTGACCGGCCAGGTGTACGAACGGGACCTGGAACCGGCGGAGGCGTGA